CCCAAATTGCTACAAAACATGCAGGGCCGGGACCCATCCATCAGCTATGCAGGTTGTCTGGCACAAATGTACTTTTTAATGGTTTTTGCAGACATGGAGAACTTCCTTCTTCTggtcatggcctatgaccgctatgtggccatctgcttcCCACTCCATTACACCAACATCATGAGCCCtaagctctgtgtgtgtctggtggtGCTGTCCTGGGTGCTGACCATGCTGTATTCCATGTTGCACACTGTACTCTTTGCTAGACTGTCATTCTGTGGGGATAACATGATCCCTCAGTTTTTCTGTGACATATCTGCCTTGTTCAAGTTGGCCTGCTCTGACACTTATATTAATGAACTATTGATAATTATCTTGGGAGGGCTCATTATTGGTATCCCATTCTCACTCATCATTGTGTCCTATGTACAAATTGTCTGCTCCATCCTCAAGATTTCATCTGCTCGGGTTATCCACAAGGTCTTCTCCACTTGTGGCTCCCACCTGTCTGTGGTCTCACTGTTCTATGGAACAATTATTGGTCTATACATATGTCCATCAGGTAATAACTCCACTGTGAAGGAGACTGCCATGGCCATGATGTACACAGTGGTGACTCCCATGCTGAATCCCTttatctacagcctgaggaacagagACATGAAAGAGGCCTTAAGGATGGTTATTTGCAAGAAGAAAATCTCTTTATAAGGCAATGCTGGGACTTTTACTTAAATTTATCTGGTAAATATAttgataataatattaaaaatgtatccCTACAATGGAACGCACATTCATGAACATACTACGTAATATTTCCTTTTGCAAAGTGCAGTTTTGCAAAGTAGTTCAGTTAGAGAAAGGGAACTTATGGGCTCAGTCATGCCATCCACTGCCTTGTATGTGTGATTGTAGGAAAGCATTAGGTAAAAGCCACTCTTTAAAAATCAGATCTCCACTCCTACATTCctctttaaaattgaaaatagattcttctctcatacaataaatCCTACTCatcattccccctccctccacttctcatAGCGTATAGCTCCCTCTTACCCTGATCCATCCCCCctcctgatgggggagtgtcatatatcaatctgttgatttcattggttaagcaataaagaaactgctaggcccatttgataggcccacccttaggtgggaggattaaacagaacagaacgctgggaggaagaggaagtgaggtcagactctgcagctctcctctctggtgcagacgcttcagagagacgccatgatgccccagctccgacccaggatggacttaggctagaatcttcccggtaagaccagtgctcacagattattagagatgggttgatcgggatgtgagaattagcctagaagaggctagataggaatgggccaaagcagtgtttaaaagaatacagcgtctgtgtaattatttcggggcacaagctagccgagcaggcggctggggtgttggggacgcagccccgccaccccttattactacaccctccatttcttcttcagaaaagagcaggcctctgaGAGGAAATTGTAAAATATTATAAGATACAATAATACAAGTCAAAAACTCTCATATCAAGGCAATCCAATAAGAGCAATGGAGTCTCAAGAACAGGCTAAAGGGTTAGAGATACGCTTGTTCTCAAGCCAACAACCCTAATGTAGAATCAGAGGACTTGGTACAGACCAAAGAGGCCGCTGTACTTGCTATTTCAATCCCTGTAATCCCATATGAGCTTTGCTTAGCTGATTCAGTAGCCCTTGTTTTTTGGgagtcctccatcccctctgatgCTTACAATCTTCCCTCCTGTTCTTCCTCAGCGTTCCCAGGTCTCCAAAAGAAGGGACCTGATAGAGACGTttaatttagactctctctctgtATAATATCTGGCTATGAGCCTTTGCACCTGTTCATATCAGCTgcctgagaaaccctatctgatGAAAACTAGACAAGGAACTGATCtacgagtatagcagaatatcagtaggaatcattgattatttttttgaccagtcatgtttggttctaccctaggtctctgggatatGCTGTCTcccattcctggccacccaggcaGTGTAGGGTGTGGGCTCCCTTTCATGGATTGAGCCTCAAGTTAAGCCAAATTatgattggttactcccacaagttctacaccaccattgccccagcacatcttgcaggcaggacagataaTAGGTGGAAGTTTTTGTGACTGGGTTGATGTCCAGGTTTCTCTATTTGCAGCTGGCAGACTACCTTCCCATACCAAAGAGCCCAGAATGTGGGGGTGAAGGTTCCAAGCACATGCCAGCTCAACCTCTGGAATTTCAATGAGAGGTATGAATGGTGTCCTCAGCAATGGTACCCCACTGTCAGCTGTCAGAGAGATTACTTCTGTCCCAGTGTCAGCCTGGATTGCTTGGAGATTGCC
The Microtus pennsylvanicus isolate mMicPen1 chromosome 11, mMicPen1.hap1, whole genome shotgun sequence genome window above contains:
- the LOC142831924 gene encoding olfactory receptor 1468-like, with the protein product MITSNQTVVSKFFLLGLPIPAEHQNLFYALFLAMYLITVLGNLIIIILILLDSHLHTPMYFFLSNLSFSDLCYSSVTMPKLLQNMQGRDPSISYAGCLAQMYFLMVFADMENFLLLVMAYDRYVAICFPLHYTNIMSPKLCVCLVVLSWVLTMLYSMLHTVLFARLSFCGDNMIPQFFCDISALFKLACSDTYINELLIIILGGLIIGIPFSLIIVSYVQIVCSILKISSARVIHKVFSTCGSHLSVVSLFYGTIIGLYICPSGNNSTVKETAMAMMYTVVTPMLNPFIYSLRNRDMKEALRMVICKKKISL